In Coregonus clupeaformis isolate EN_2021a chromosome 15, ASM2061545v1, whole genome shotgun sequence, one genomic interval encodes:
- the LOC121582676 gene encoding claudin-4 encodes MYTYPVLLESLYTLLNRRKRLTMLSACLEFLGMGLCLLGSLLVMVACGLPMWKVTAFIDMNIVVAQTTWDGLWMSCVVQSTGQMQCKMHDSVLALSQDLQTARALTVIAAVLGVAGLVLTIAGAQCTNCIKTESVKAKVVNAGGVVYIISGLLVLIPLCWMANNIIVDFYNPDVSSSKKREIGAAIYIGWAATALLLLGGTLLCCSCPQGGKSAYPINYAPTKTISANGHFDKRHYV; translated from the exons ATGTACACATATCCTGTCCTGCTTGAGAGCCTATATACCTTACTAAACAG AAGAAAAAGGCTCACCATGCTCTCTGCTTGTCTGGAGTTTCTTGGGATGGGGTTGTGCCTACTGGGATCGCTCCTGGTCATGGTCGCTTGCGGACTGCCCATGTGGAAGGTGACGGCGTTCATCGATATGAATATCGTGGTCGCGCAGACCACCTGGGACGGGCTCTGGATGTCGTGCGTGGTGCAGAGCACGGGCCAGATGCAGTGCAAGATGCACGACTCGGTGCTCGCGCTCAGCCAGGACCTGCAGACGGCGCGCGCTCTCACGGTGATCGCGGCGGTTCTTGGGGTGGCTGGGCTGGTGTTGACCATAGCCGGGGCGCAGTGCACTAACTGCATCAAGACCGAATCGGTGAAAGCCAAAGTGGTGAACGCCGGTGGGGTGGTCTACATAATCAGCGGTCTATTGGTGTTGATTCCCCTCTGTTGGATGGCCAATAACATCATAGTAGACTTCTACAACCCAGATGTGTCCTCGTCCAAGAAGAGGGAGATAGGAGCGGCCATCTACATCGGCTGGGCCGCCACAGCCCTGCTCCTTCTGGGGGGAACCCTGCTGTGCTGCTCCTGTCCCCAGGGGGGCAAGAGCGCCTATCCCATCAATTATGCCCCCACCAAGACCATCTCAGCCAACGGACACTTCGACAAAAGACATTATGTGTAG
- the LOC121582678 gene encoding zinc finger protein 572-like: MDLPLQMDNFNSTIEDWATYIERLEQYCFANDVEHERKVAVLLGVMGAKTYNLLCSLTAPTKPEEKTFNEIVHVLQTHLHPKPLVIAERFLFHKRNQQKTESIPEYIAELRQLSQHCQFGQGLSDALRDRLVFGLHNESTQKRLLSEIDLTLARALEIAISMETAAKDAGELQRKNTVACTVNKFNTRGQEKSQACFRCGKKSHDPTDCWFKDKDCKQCNERGHIQIMCKSNQSDKKSPKTGKRDGNVHQVTETDLNDSDKEDLSCLELFSHKETDRKIICVSPEVEGVALKDTMFDSKDSLHTDRQLRQRTLEKGKEMATISDDDDGDDDYDGGDDYGDDDDYGDDDDYGDDDYDGGDSSYKDGDDDACDNSSKTRDKPYHCIDCGKNFTRVYHLKRHKQTHSKEKFHHCSDCGESFTRPEHLKKHQRRHMTDKSYHCTNCDERFSKAAQLRSHMKVHAGEKPHLCTDCGKLFQSLHAFERHQQKHTGKMLHQCSDCGKVFTRAYHLRRHQYTHKEKSNHCSDCGKSFTRLEHLKRHQRKHKEKTRYHCSMCEEKFSTQAMLNSHLQVHVGELPHHCSDCGKAFSDKRQFEIHQNRHQRKTVKERSYLCSDCGMTFSKPSAFKVHQRSHTGEKPYSCSECGKSFAQSTTLRIHLQWHAGERASYSCPVCGKTFSRSNSVRRHQMVHTGERPHECPCCGKRCFRRSALIIHMRIHTGEKPYICSECGKRFSQDGDRKRHQIRHHPDL, encoded by the coding sequence ATGGACCTGCCGCTGCAAATGGACAATTTCAATAGCACCATAGAGGATTGGGCTACATATATCGAGAGACTTGAGCAGTATTGCTTTGCTAACGATGTAGAACATGAAAGGAAAGTGGCGGTACTTCTAGGTGTAATGGGAGCAAAAACATATAACTTGCTATGTAGCCTTACAGCACCGACAAAGCCAGAAGAGAAGACCTTTAACGAGATTGTACATGTGTTACAGACTCATCTACATCCAAAGCCGCTGGTCATAGCCGAACGTTTCCTATTTCACAAACGGAATCAGCAAAAGACAGAGTCAATACCGGAGTACATTGCGGAGCTCCGCCAGCTCTCGCAGCATTGTCAGTTTGGACAGGGATTGTCAGATGCGCTCAGAGACAGGCTGGTATTTGGGTTACACAACGAGAGCACACAGAAACGTCTATTATCAGAAATAGATCTGACATTGGCGCGTGCATTGGAGATCGCCATTTCAATGGAAACTGCCGCAAAAGACGCAGGAGAGTTACAGAGGAAAAATACAGTTGCATGCACAGTGAACAAGTTTAACACCCGAGGTCAAGAGAAATCACAGGCATGCTTTCGGTGTGGTAAAAAGTCACATGACCCCACCGATTGCTGGTTTAAAGACAAAGACTGTAAACAATGTAACGAAAGAGGACACATACAGATAATGTGCAAATCGAACCAGAGTGATAAAAAGTCACCCAAAACAGGAAAGAGAGACGGAAATGTGCATCAGGTTACTGAAACTGATTTAAATGACTCTGATAAAGAAGACTTGTCATGTCTTGAACTTTTCTCTCATAAAGAGACAGATCGCAAAATAATCTGTGTGTCACCTGAGGTAGAGGGGGTGGCACTAAAGGACACAATGTTTGACAGCAAAGACAGtttacatacagacagacaactGCGTCAGAGAACTTTGGAGAAAGGGAAGGAAATGGCCACAATCTCTGATgacgatgatggtgatgatgactaTGATGGTGGTGACGattatggtgatgatgatgattatggtgatgatgatgactatggtgatgatgattatgatggtgGTGACAGTAGTTATaaagatggtgatgatgatgccTGTGACAACAGTTCCAAAACCAGAGACAAGCCCTACCACTGCATAGACTGTGGTAAGAATTTTACCAGAGTCTATCATTTAAAAAGACACAAGCAAACACATAGCAAAGAGAAATTTCACCACTGCTCCGATTGTGGTGAAAGCTTCACCCGACCGGAACATTTGAAAAAACACCAGCGAAGACATATGACTGACAAATCATACCATTGCACTAACTGTGATGAGCGTTTCTCTAAAGCAGCACAACTAAGAAGTCACATGAAAGTGCATGCCGGGGAAAAGCCTCACCTCTGCACCGACTGTGGGAAACTATTCCAGTCGTTACACGCATTTGAAAGACACCAGCAGAAACATACTGGAAAGATGCTTCACCAATGCTCGGACTGTGGTAAAGTTTTTACCCGAGCCTATCACTTGAGAAGACACCAGTATACACACAAAGAGAAGTCCAATCACTGCTCCGATTGTGGTAAGAGCTTCACTCGATTGGAACATCTAAAAAGACACCAGCGGAAACACAAGGAAAAGACACGTTACCACTGCTCTATGTGTGAGGAGAAGTTCTCTACACAGGCAATGTTAAATAGTCACCTGCAGGTACATGTTGGAGAGCTACCTCACcattgctctgactgtggaaaggcGTTCTCAGACAAAAGACAATTTGAAATCCACCAGAATAGACATCAGCGAAAAACTGTAAAAGAGAGGTCTTACCTCTGCAGTGACTGTGGAATGACTTTCAGCAAGCCAAGCGCATTTAAGGTGCACCAGAGATCTCACACAGGAGAAAAACCATACAGCTGCTcagagtgtgggaagagttttgcccAGTCCACCACACTCCGGATCCACCTCCAGTGGCACGCTGGGGAGAGGGCCAGCTACTCCTGCCCTGTCTGTGGGAAGACTTTCTCTCGCTCTAACAGCGTGAGGAGACACCAGAtggttcacacaggagagagacctcATGAGTGCCCCTGCTGTGGGAAACGCTGCTTCCGACGGAGTGCTCTGATCATACATATGAGgattcacactggagagaaaccataCATTTGTTCTGAGTGCGGGAAGAGGTTCTCCCAAGATGGCGACCGGAAACGACACCAGATAAGACAccaccctgacctctga